In Episyrphus balteatus chromosome 4, idEpiBalt1.1, whole genome shotgun sequence, the sequence CAAAAAAGGCTTAAAAATATTTGGGAGAATAACTGGCGCACCACCTTTAACCCCGTTTCACAAACTCCACATTTTATTCGGTTTCACAGTTCCGTTCAATCCTtctgaattcaatttttaatttaagttaaacGGCAGTATTTTCGCAATACATTAATTAACCTGAATATTCCCTCTCAGGACGAAAATTTTTCTCTGAGTTGaactttttaatactttttattttgatgaattatATTAATATATGCAGAAGTTACACCTGTTCAAACATTGCAAGGTCAAGAAAAATAGCATCATTTccgattgatttttttctataaaaaacaaagttttagtttttcaaaatagctttactccgtagtttgattcattctcaatccaaaatagaattaataaaaataaaaattttagtatgaGTAAGAAACAATCACAAAACAAATAGGtcgtactaaaacaacgaccaaAATTACCGCTTTTTATGCTCTCTAAATTATAATTGcccaaatttagaaattataaagtccaatattttaagccttgtttgttaaaaataataaaatctatttcatttagccctgatttttcaatcgctaGTGTCCTCGTAGAAGCGTTCTCCTAGATGGAGTTTCCTTCTAATAGAGAGAGAGCAGGGCaggtgcacagaagatgttgaacagtttcctcttcttcttcatccatgcaacttctgcagaaatcgttagagaacacgcccattctttttgcgtgtctacctattagacagtgtcctgtaagaACACATATGATGGAGCTAATatgcattctgtttaaattCAACTTATGCTTTAGCATAAGTTTGCATGTAGCGATAGGTATTCCTATAGGTATTGTTTCTTTCTGGTTGTAGAAGTAGATGGTTAAtactatactgatttttttgtCTCTCTATTTCTAATTGGCTTAAATACcagaatttaaataatttatttctacaggtggtgttttttattttatatatttcaatTAAGTACATTTTTCTAGCCAAGCTTGTAAACAGGAACCGTTTCACACCTTACTACATCAATTACTAAATCAGCGGCCTCAAAAATCACTAGTTCAGTCCGATTGAAGTAGGCCCCAgtagcaaaaattttaaaacttagcTTTATTTTCTCCCTGATTGTTGGATAAAAGTATAAACCTTGTTAAACGTAAAAGCGAGTTTTCTACAtgtaccccgtttgtatgaccgatttaaagatcgaattgaaactgaatcgaaatttcgatccaggtatatggaagtaccagatcgatgaatcgaattgaaatagaatcgaaaacacaatttttcttttaaatatatttgcagtaaaatagaaaaatctaaccaaaaacaaggtgcaagtaaaactagatatcataatacatacatacagtaaaatttgcaaataagaagacaatcacacacaatttccacAATAAGTTATATCtcgagtattcaattcgtttggtatatatgcatattttcgattcgattcagctccccgagtcggatcggatcgacaaatccggattcaattcgattcaggtatatatagacctaaatcctgattcaattcggattcaaatcgccatacaaacggggtaatgGTCTCTTGGtactatactctgtccgataaaaattggcagtacagggaaggtagggcatttgcatctcactctgcttcacgccttctggatatgtctatcacataaaaaagctcacttagcgatgccgtattatccaaaaaaaatgtttcgaaaaggtaccagcgttaccattttgtcattgaaatcttaaaatgcatgttaaaatgttgacattaactgttttcctacatacacaaaataaaaatcaaatagccaccaacaccacgacaacacatatgcttttttcgttcaaaaagcttgaaaaaagcattaatcctgaaagctctttcagaaaaataatagaaaaaggagtagtttatgaaggaagtttaccaatggtaactcttatgtattgtgaatacttttaataaacagCTTTTATGATTGAGTTTCATTCTGCCAGCTGCCACAGATCGTGAGGCAGATCGGTCATAGGAGGATGTACTtcgcttaagcctggtacgctgctcgcgctaaattttagctgagataaaattcccatacaagttatcgataatttgtatgggatccattttagctcagataaaatttttcgataatttgtatgggagctaaaatttagcgcgagcagcatACCAGGctttaataaagaaataacaacaacaatgccatggcgGGTCTGTGGTGTTCTTGTGTgtttcaggggcatatttttCGTAAATTGCTTTTAAGCAATCGTTAGGTcccattgtttttgaaaaagctctcccataaggcctgtactgccaatttttatcggacagagtatagttcagtggtaccactttacttcaattgaagtagatctacttctttttttcaaacaaaatttaaatctacttcctacttcgcaccatcacaaaaatatcgaaatctacttcattttaaaatctatgttccaatctacttcaaattatcaaaatataagctAAAACTacttcttttttcataaaaccaaatatttgactaaaaattgttataaaataatgtaTAGAAATATATTCATACAGAATATATGGAGTTTAAAAGAATTCAAATTATTTGCTTTAGTTGTttttacttaaataaatttaagagaattatttttttaacattgatttttataaaaaaaggatattttgaaatctacttcgatttttcccaatctacttccattttttcttcaaatctacttcgactttttttctgcaagtggtaACGCTGGTATAGTTATATACAGTATTGAAAAACAaactccaaaaaattgaacacgaccgactcagttggtattgccatgttcaaaggagagatcctgagaaccccgtcaaaaaagcaacatcatacaacgttccaacacgaaataaaaagaaaggtaggcctaaaaactcctggtacaagcaaatgcaaaaacaccagcattcagttggccttagaaatggaacaatacaaaaccgggaggcttgccgccgatttctgaggtcaacccggcgaaccccacaggcggattaCTAGTGTAAAGCAGTTACGTGTAATAGTTacgatcccctcgacatcgagataaacagcgccgagaaaaaggaagaagaagattgaAAAAACAAACTCCAAATCTCTGCTATGCCcttaaaaaatatctatttatCATTACTAAAATCTAAATTTATACACAAGTTTTGATACAATTCGAGTtgcataaatatttataaaaaaaagaaagaaaagaaaatgcataaaaaataacTATGTTGATTCTTCAACAGGTGTTGAAGTTGTCATTGGTTTAGGCAGGAATTTAGGCTTAAACTTTTCTCTCACAGCATCATTGTAACCTTCACGATTTCTTGCTATTTCAATTGCAAGAAATTGCACTCTCACAACAAGCAACGAATTCTCCGGAGAGAATTCTTTACTAGCTTCCGATCTGAGCAGAGTTCCATAAGAAAAGTCTtctaatttattgaatttttcaataaaagctctccatttgattttttgttcagGTGTTTTTAAATCATCGTCGaggattttatcaatttttaaatttggaaaatcttGTCTAAATGTTGTGTAAATTATATCATCGAAAGGTGATAATTTAACACTTTTTGGATCAATATTGcaaataagctaaaaataaaaaatagttgagTCAGTAAGAAGATTAGAAGAAGTTAAGGCTTACATTAAAATAGACTTCGGCATGTTCCATAGCTTTCATTGCCCACATTTCTTCAACCAAGCCATCGTTGACAAATTCTTCAGCCGGTCTTTCTAGGACatcctattttatttaaattaattaatagtttaagttttggttgaaaattataatttttttttaatttttatgaccCACTTACCATTGTGAGTGGTTAACAAATATGATGATCAGATTATGAGCACGTgttgcaaaatattttgaatttgtttttgttcgacTAACTACtcgatacaaaaaatataaaatgttgcattaaaattgaaaaatttaatacaatttaattaatttttatttaatttaattggaaTTTTAGTTATAattccggtttttttttttaactataaaagtgtaaaaaaaaaataacagaaatttgttctgtcaattaaaaattatctgtcATGCACATGCTGTCAAATCCtaccataaataaaaataaatagataacaaactattttttttcagtaaaattaattctaaaatgAATTACTTCCAATGAAATCTTTAAGGTGTATCCACAGGagagttgtaaaaatattaatgcaagataaatgcatttaaaataaatactttgcaagtttaattttttttgcattaggtgtgtttttattaccaccagtcggggctaagcaattaacatgttaaatgcaacaacactttagccacTTGGGCTGAGTTGTGTAGCCCTGAGAAATCGCTGGGCATCACTTTTTCatcagatttaaatctgtgctaccaaattaacttgttcgtTACTTGTTTAGAAtaagtttaaaaacatcaaaactgatgtttggaatgacaattattattttaaatatttatttaagtgCCGGGccacacggtgatttttcaatcgcctaaccaatcagtttgtaggcaagaggggtgaggattttcctccttttgacgtttgttcctagaaaatgtgaattggaacgtgattgggcacaacactgtgtagccaggccctAATAGTTACactgggcacgttcaggaaatattagggactagatatttaggcaacgtcattttctaaacggaaatttgagtaagtTGACTAAATTATTTTGGATGCAATGCTATTtacaaatttcgaaatttatttaagaattttactggtcgcatgggtaagacaccaaatttcacttaactgtaatgaataaataaaattaattataaacgataatgcactttttagttgtttttcccacaaataaatgtaattttgctaaattaattctttaattaaaaacaatctgctgtcatgttgacaaaaaaaaactttcctaaagttttagggaaaattttcttgcctaatttTCCAGTcagttttccaataaaattgcttaaattggaaggtttttttttacagctgaccaatcagagaccgagaaattacctaaatatctagttcctaacgtttctgaacctgcccactttttttctaaaacatacaagaaaaccaaaaagcaaaaaatatgacaactgtGGTAATAAACCACacctattttttcaataaaaagttgATGCAAATGGAAATTTGATTGcattaaaatataaaagctgcgttcctttgggaactgCTAAGTCaactattacatgaagcctcaagaggcttgactcttttttcgtattttcttttgataatcattctgtgaggcgcgtactattacacgacgcctcttgagtcaaagactcaaatttgacatttctcttttaatttaagtattgttgttgttgtattccaccaagaagcaaaaagaaatgaaagggaatgctgaaaaaagaaagagtggaaaaagaaacgtcaaaaaagagtctcagaattttggcccacgactctccggtcggataattttttgttttatcttctttctcttttgcactcattagttttgaaaagaggcgcgcctcttgaggcttcatgtaatagctgactaagtacttaaaactactttgaacttcTTTTgctagctgcgttcctttggaaacatTTTCGAAGTAGAATGTTCCCAAAGAAACGCAAGTGCTGTAttgaaaaaagtagttaaaagcCACCAGTACCCATAAAACACTGACATTGGTGagcaaattgtcaaaacatgacataaatattcccaaaggaatgcaactaaaattgcaaaaagaaaaatatttttgattaaaacaaaatttgttttttattttgtaaaacccTTCCAACTCAAAAATGCAAAGGGAGCACTGTATTTCCATAGCTATACTAACTGCGTTCGTTTGGAGGTGTGGTAGactaataaattttcaaatgaaagtttttttccgagaaaactctaaaaatattatgcaaaaagcttattttttttgtttaaaaaatattttgtatactcTTCTTCACAAAATGTTTGCgctaatgagaaaaaaaatatatttactatgtaaaaagtggtgaatgtacTTAATGCTGGATTTACATGACTCTGCATTTCCAGATCTGCATTAAAGGGGACACAGTATTAAAGATTCACAGATGTTGGATAGAGAAAGTAGATGAAAATGCAGAGATCTTCATTAATGCAGATTATAGGAAGATTATGGCGAAGACGAACATGTTCGTCTTCATCAATACCTCTCCTGCATACGAGCGAATTTCAAGTATTATATCTATCCCCCTTTACTTTTCGTCATACAGACGTACCTATATGTAAATCagaaatacaatttaaaaaaaaaataattttcggatttaaaaaaaattttttttttttttaattgaattttcgaaaaaaggaaagtgaatttttttgaaactttaatttaagatgttaattagtgatttctacaaaatggcataggtaccaattttattttaaaactttttttccaaataattatttattattattttttattattaattcttattattatttattattattttatttaaaaacggctctaacgattttgaaatttgtttttaaatgcatcttaatatatcaaataaaactgcatacttgttttggagggcaatttgatttctgatgttgttttattgctttgaaaaacgaattttatgtttttttttgtttgtttttatatacctttaccaaatttctatataaaaagtcttagaAATTAAagccaagagcaagttcgtgcgacccagtcgtgtattttatttttacctgaACACATAGTTGATTATGAACTCATAGGGGTATTCATGAAAACGTGTAAACTCTGGGTAAACTTGGACCAATGCTTAAGTGCCGgtctacacggtgatttttcaatcgcctaaccagtaaggttgtaggcaagaggggtgaggattttcctctttttgacgtttgttcctagaaaatgtgaatcGGAACGTGATTTGGCACAACACTATGTAGCCAGTCCCTATAGTATCACATTACATGTATCGAGCCGTCAAATCCATACAAATGGTTGACAAATTTACTACTTTACCATGTTTACCAGGTTTACTTAGAGTTTACACCGTTTTATGAATACTTCTAATAtcatcaaataaaaactaatttcgagactttggtcagaAGAAATCGCCTTCggaatgaaagaaaaataaaatttggtgggaaatatctcaggaaccacaCCTCCAAgaattttcagttatgaatagatcttaaagataacttttttttatgtctcactcgatggatttggaggaaattttaaaaaatcgaatttttttttttggcaaagggttaaccttgttttttccccaaaaaacctgaaaaaaaataaattttaaccgGA encodes:
- the LOC129918558 gene encoding protein PBDC1, whose product is MDVLERPAEEFVNDGLVEEMWAMKAMEHAEVYFNLICNIDPKSVKLSPFDDIIYTTFRQDFPNLKIDKILDDDLKTPEQKIKWRAFIEKFNKLEDFSYGTLLRSEASKEFSPENSLLVVRVQFLAIEIARNREGYNDAVREKFKPKFLPKPMTTSTPVEEST